One Pseudomonas abieticivorans genomic region harbors:
- a CDS encoding NUDIX hydrolase yields the protein MGKAIKERATVICRMDDKVLFVRKSKSRWSLPGGKIEGNEWPAQAAVRELIEETGLQVDGLNYLAALEAYETLHYVFETPISPEQTARPLNEIADCRWFTLEQVNRRNVNKSIKRLLRDVKTSAA from the coding sequence ATGGGAAAAGCCATCAAGGAACGCGCCACCGTCATCTGCCGCATGGACGACAAGGTACTGTTCGTGCGCAAATCAAAATCCCGATGGTCGCTGCCCGGCGGCAAAATCGAAGGTAACGAGTGGCCGGCCCAGGCCGCCGTGCGTGAATTGATCGAAGAAACCGGGCTGCAGGTCGACGGGCTCAACTACTTGGCCGCGCTTGAAGCCTACGAAACGCTGCATTACGTATTCGAAACGCCTATTTCACCCGAACAAACCGCGCGCCCGCTCAACGAGATCGCCGATTGCCGCTGGTTCACCCTGGAACAGGTAAACCGGCGCAACGTGAACAAATCGATCAAACGCCTGCTCAGGGACGTGAAAACTTCGGCCGCGTGA
- a CDS encoding TonB-dependent receptor, which produces MAKQLPRPGRTGRHFGARVNLKALGLCVAFAALPLYAAEPARLIDSALQSSHGFDIPAQALAGALISFGQQSGLQVTVDATLLAGRTSTAVSGTLSNQRALDRLLTGTGVSWDYQYASLIFRRTDAQADIDGPMEIGNTVVLGNTRENSYQGETVISQQAIQAFPGANGDITTLLRMHPSVQFSNTAQSSNTPGEIAPADISINGAKYYQNNFMIDGVSINNDLDPGAHDYNAVRQFDSSPSRSHGIALDADLLKEVRVYDSNVPAEYGGFNGGVVDAITRQPTQTLHGKISAAMTRSEWTRYHISEADQDDFANASNEQYQPEFDKLTVRGTLEGHLTEDFGAILNFSQKRSTIPLNAYADGYQSDTGKQTRDQTRRLDNYLIKTYWNVNDRLTLDTSFTYAPEDNSYFVEDRLNSGWTTQNGGYQGNLKATWSGDLATWTHSLSVTQLTSSRDADADDVTFWYWSPAKNWGNPDSSTARSVDGGFGDLEQSQKSLAYSLKSAWLPVTLWGLEHTFVSGLELTHTAAEWERPTTVNSVSGFRRDNGTTCATGDSLCSVSPLLNGSSRQWASTRVIYGAGKISVDENKYAYYLQDSLQLGRLGLRPGVRLEGDDYMEKKTIAPRFAGDYDFFGDRSTVLVFGANRYYGRNLFKYRLADGRGELNTTQTRSSYTGAWTSTVQKNTNKFSTLDIPYDDELMLGLDQRWLDTDFRLKYVHRTGKDKIVRASAGTQSLASADGYTTNYYTYTNNGYSESDNVSLSITPIQDFQFRGTRTSLQLAFDWSRTKDAYGTYDDIVTANEYIDSDVIYDGQRMKYSELPAADFNRPWTARLTAITEIPQWNLTLSNFLRYRGPYDQIVSTSDTVDIDGETLKVYEASRVAGAPTWDMRVNWEVPTGPEQAVFVAVDVTNVTDKVNGIVGSSGSTTYETGRQFWLEVGYRF; this is translated from the coding sequence ATGGCAAAGCAGCTTCCACGGCCCGGCCGCACGGGCAGGCACTTCGGCGCGCGGGTTAACCTCAAGGCCCTGGGCCTGTGCGTTGCATTTGCCGCCCTGCCCCTGTACGCCGCCGAGCCTGCCCGCCTCATCGACAGCGCGCTGCAAAGCAGCCACGGTTTTGACATCCCGGCCCAGGCGCTGGCCGGAGCGCTGATCAGTTTTGGCCAGCAAAGTGGCCTGCAGGTGACCGTCGACGCCACCCTGCTGGCCGGGCGCACGTCCACTGCGGTCAGCGGCACCCTGAGCAACCAAAGAGCACTGGACCGGCTGCTGACAGGCACCGGCGTCAGTTGGGATTACCAGTACGCCAGCTTGATTTTCCGCCGCACCGATGCCCAGGCCGATATCGATGGGCCGATGGAAATCGGCAACACGGTGGTGCTGGGCAATACCCGGGAAAACAGCTACCAAGGCGAAACCGTGATCAGCCAGCAGGCCATCCAGGCCTTTCCGGGCGCCAACGGCGACATCACCACCTTGCTGCGAATGCACCCCAGCGTGCAGTTCAGCAACACCGCGCAAAGCTCCAACACCCCAGGCGAAATCGCCCCGGCCGACATCAGCATCAACGGCGCCAAGTACTACCAGAACAATTTCATGATCGACGGCGTGTCGATCAACAACGACCTGGACCCCGGCGCCCACGACTACAACGCGGTGCGCCAGTTCGACTCCTCGCCCAGCCGCTCCCACGGCATCGCCCTGGACGCCGACCTGCTCAAGGAAGTGCGGGTGTACGACAGCAACGTGCCAGCCGAATACGGCGGCTTCAACGGCGGCGTGGTCGACGCCATCACCCGCCAGCCCACCCAGACGCTGCACGGCAAGATCTCTGCGGCCATGACCCGCTCCGAATGGACCCGCTACCACATCAGCGAAGCCGACCAGGACGACTTCGCAAACGCGTCCAACGAGCAGTACCAGCCAGAGTTCGACAAGCTGACCGTGCGTGGCACCCTGGAAGGCCACCTCACTGAAGACTTCGGCGCGATCCTGAACTTCTCCCAGAAGCGCTCCACCATCCCGCTCAACGCCTACGCCGATGGCTACCAGAGCGATACCGGCAAACAGACCCGCGACCAAACCCGGCGCCTGGACAACTACCTGATCAAAACCTACTGGAACGTCAATGACCGGTTGACCCTGGACACCTCGTTCACCTACGCACCCGAAGACAACAGCTACTTTGTCGAAGACCGCCTGAACTCCGGCTGGACCACCCAGAACGGCGGCTACCAGGGCAACCTCAAAGCCACCTGGAGCGGCGACCTGGCCACCTGGACCCACAGCTTGTCGGTCACCCAACTGACCAGTTCGCGTGACGCCGATGCCGATGACGTCACCTTCTGGTACTGGTCACCGGCCAAGAACTGGGGCAACCCCGACAGCAGCACCGCTCGTAGCGTGGACGGTGGCTTCGGGGACCTTGAGCAAAGCCAGAAAAGCCTGGCGTACTCGCTCAAGTCGGCTTGGTTGCCGGTCACCTTGTGGGGCCTGGAACACACCTTTGTCAGCGGCCTGGAGCTGACCCACACCGCCGCCGAATGGGAGCGGCCCACCACGGTCAATTCGGTGTCCGGCTTTCGGCGCGACAACGGCACCACCTGTGCCACCGGCGACAGCCTGTGCTCGGTCAGCCCCTTGCTCAACGGCTCCAGCCGGCAATGGGCAAGCACCCGGGTGATCTACGGCGCGGGCAAGATCAGCGTCGATGAAAACAAGTACGCCTACTACCTGCAAGACAGCCTGCAACTGGGCAGGCTGGGCCTACGCCCCGGCGTGCGGCTGGAGGGCGACGACTACATGGAGAAAAAAACCATCGCCCCGCGCTTTGCCGGCGACTACGACTTTTTCGGTGACCGCAGCACCGTGCTGGTGTTTGGCGCCAACCGCTACTACGGCCGCAACCTGTTCAAGTATCGGCTGGCAGACGGTCGCGGCGAGCTGAACACCACCCAGACCCGCAGCAGCTACACCGGGGCCTGGACCTCCACCGTGCAGAAGAACACCAACAAGTTCTCGACCCTGGACATCCCCTACGACGACGAATTGATGCTGGGCCTGGACCAACGCTGGCTGGACACCGATTTTCGCCTCAAATACGTGCACCGCACCGGCAAGGACAAGATCGTGCGCGCCAGCGCCGGTACCCAAAGCCTGGCGAGCGCCGATGGCTACACCACCAATTACTACACTTACACCAACAACGGTTACAGCGAGAGCGACAACGTCAGCCTGAGCATCACCCCGATCCAGGACTTCCAGTTCCGGGGCACGCGCACCAGCCTGCAATTGGCCTTCGACTGGTCGCGCACCAAGGACGCCTACGGCACCTACGACGACATCGTCACCGCCAACGAATACATCGACAGCGACGTGATCTACGACGGCCAGCGCATGAAATACAGCGAGCTGCCGGCCGCGGACTTCAACCGCCCCTGGACCGCGCGCCTGACCGCCATCACCGAAATCCCCCAATGGAACCTGACCCTGAGTAACTTCCTGCGCTACCGCGGGCCGTACGACCAGATCGTCAGCACCAGCGACACCGTCGACATCGACGGTGAAACCCTCAAGGTGTACGAAGCCAGCCGCGTGGCCGGCGCCCCCACCTGGGACATGCGTGTGAACTGGGAAGTGCCCACCGGCCCCGAGCAGGCGGTATTCGTGGCCGTGGACGTGACCAACGTCACCGACAAGGTCAATGGCATCGTCGGCAGCAGCGGCAGTACCACCTATGAAACCGGCCGCCAGTTCTGGCTGGAAGTCGGCTACCGCTTTTAA
- a CDS encoding glycine zipper domain-containing protein produces MKVFTGLALALTLASTSAMANDVVGALVGGATGAVVGNQVGGTQGAVIGGVAGGVLGIAVSNLLEHDGGGHHHDRGGQAYQGGGHEGGGPHGPDQGRPMHGPEGEGGPRP; encoded by the coding sequence ATGAAAGTCTTTACCGGCCTGGCCTTGGCCCTGACCTTGGCAAGCACCTCGGCCATGGCCAATGATGTGGTGGGTGCCCTAGTCGGCGGCGCCACTGGCGCTGTCGTCGGCAACCAGGTAGGCGGTACCCAGGGCGCGGTGATCGGTGGCGTGGCAGGCGGCGTGCTGGGTATCGCGGTGTCCAACCTGTTGGAGCACGACGGTGGCGGCCACCATCACGACCGAGGCGGCCAGGCGTACCAGGGCGGTGGCCACGAAGGCGGCGGCCCGCACGGGCCAGACCAAGGACGGCCCATGCACGGCCCTGAAGGCGAAGGTGGCCCGCGCCCCTGA
- a CDS encoding sigma-70 family RNA polymerase sigma factor → MDACADKLTLYLAHRTALVDYAANILGCRARAEDVVQEAWLRFGGRIEESLFISNPVGYLYRIVRNLAYDLTRRLATERRQPDSHEVLAQLPAATASPEREAAGQDELLALSEALAELPQRTRLAFEMHRLGGYTLQQVANTLGVSVGLAHLLVHDALSHCLARLE, encoded by the coding sequence GTGGATGCGTGTGCTGACAAGCTGACCCTGTACCTGGCCCATCGCACCGCGCTGGTCGACTATGCCGCCAATATCCTCGGTTGCAGGGCCAGGGCCGAAGACGTGGTACAAGAGGCCTGGCTGCGTTTTGGCGGGCGCATCGAGGAATCGCTGTTTATCAGCAACCCGGTTGGCTACCTGTACCGCATCGTGCGCAACCTGGCTTATGACCTGACCCGGCGCCTGGCCACCGAGCGGCGCCAGCCCGACAGCCACGAGGTGTTGGCGCAACTGCCCGCCGCCACCGCCTCGCCTGAGCGCGAAGCGGCGGGCCAGGATGAGTTGCTGGCCCTGAGCGAGGCCCTGGCCGAACTGCCGCAGCGCACGCGCCTTGCCTTTGAGATGCACCGCCTGGGCGGCTACACGTTGCAACAGGTTGCCAATACACTGGGCGTGTCCGTGGGGCTGGCGCACCTATTGGTGCATGACGCGTTGAGCCATTGCCTGGCCCGGCTGGAGTGA
- a CDS encoding FecR family protein has translation MRPSFSTGDGVAMPDAEPATALHDIALDWLLRAQQAPADPTLQAALAHWLQTAPEHQAAYRKAERIWHLTGQLPASTTEQWPLPPALPVAARRERRWPAWAAGLAACLLLALAPHLWLQAQADYQTTLSERRSVDLPDGSRVHLDANSAIVVTFSGNRRNVELLKGQAFFRVAPDASKPFHVLAADLDVTVTGTAFNVDLGPGNESVAVDHGSVRVQQRADGKVLSPGLIAGQQLNYDPADRNVVLGQLPVSQIAPWRQHQLIANNARVGDVVATTGALPAGQGGAA, from the coding sequence TTGCGCCCCTCTTTCTCGACTGGAGACGGCGTGGCCATGCCCGATGCCGAACCTGCGACAGCGCTGCACGACATCGCCCTGGACTGGCTGCTGCGCGCGCAGCAAGCGCCTGCGGACCCGACGTTGCAGGCCGCGTTGGCGCACTGGCTGCAAACGGCCCCCGAACACCAGGCGGCCTATCGCAAGGCCGAGCGTATCTGGCACTTGACCGGGCAATTGCCGGCCAGCACCACCGAACAATGGCCCCTGCCCCCCGCACTGCCAGTGGCTGCGCGGCGCGAACGCCGCTGGCCGGCCTGGGCTGCGGGGCTGGCGGCCTGCCTGCTGTTGGCCTTGGCGCCGCACCTGTGGTTGCAAGCCCAGGCCGATTACCAAACCACCCTGAGCGAGCGACGCAGCGTCGACCTGCCCGACGGCAGCCGCGTGCACCTGGATGCCAACAGCGCCATCGTCGTGACGTTCAGCGGCAACCGCCGCAACGTTGAGCTGCTCAAGGGCCAGGCCTTCTTCCGGGTTGCACCGGATGCCAGCAAGCCTTTCCACGTATTGGCCGCCGACCTGGACGTGACCGTCACCGGCACTGCGTTCAACGTGGACCTGGGCCCAGGCAACGAAAGCGTGGCCGTGGACCACGGCTCGGTGCGCGTGCAGCAACGCGCCGACGGCAAGGTCCTAAGCCCGGGCCTGATTGCAGGCCAGCAACTTAACTATGACCCGGCCGATCGCAACGTCGTGCTGGGGCAGTTGCCGGTCAGCCAGATAGCGCCCTGGCGCCAACACCAATTGATCGCCAACAACGCCCGGGTGGGTGATGTGGTGGCGACAACTGGAGCGCTACCTGCCGGGCAAGGTGGTGCTGCGTGA
- a CDS encoding M16 family metallopeptidase, protein MNKLIAGLLGPLLLCACASMLAPDKPLPWDPRVLQGQLPNGLQYRLLRETAQAGRVDVRLTIKAGSVDEDDDQIGVAHLVEHLAFYSHGQQPGTVRSRLQALGWEQGKHFNAQTTYDRTQYLLSPTGGSAQINPALEALADLAFAADYSAADLDHERPIVIEEWRGGLGVAQRMNQQRTASQRAGSRYPAHRTIGNETAIREARLPALLAYQQRWYQPQNMVLTVVGDIDPQTVLAGLELTFGKHPATPMPPRGQRDLPLDNQLKVFQLQDSQSGSNQVALLFRLHEPASRANSLAGLRERIIDRLALSSLVSQLRRQPLGSGVRSLTAQKTTIGDQSTVLGVAAGVDANHHAQALTQLLSELERLRRHGLQQADMDAEREQIRGLALRMQHTPTEKTFEKWVTDLNDAAIQDKVVQRPQDIAQAYLSQLDGIHLAEVNQRLRRWLGSPDQVLQVSAPGLSPLRLPSVSEVLQQQAALQQQPLAAPATRQLTAATAPALPTLPAPAGGGRIVQRQRFAAEQVEHWALSNGDRLVWLRRNGEQGRYVLKAQSSAGFMAQGMLAWRTQMATQLAINSGPPGWSADAVQQWRRGQALTLGLDQQAQHLVISLTAAPTPGAMAGLLQGYRLSQTAQVIDPLLFEEAQADLLSRLQRQHDSISEQKAERLSALLMAGKAPGTSPDADTLQALQAQDLERDWQQLSQAPVTYYLMADVPVADLEALVSRELAAIPRGKALIGTSAVQQPGQRQAQLAIAVEPRASLQMQRYSERRWSPEDAVRVAALREVVRQQLKTALRAEATGIYRLDYDAELNPDTQRIESRLSFTSDPARVEELWQRAQATLARLPKRLTEADVKRLRAHLQQQENLRRQDPQTQLRRLMLSERQWGDPRYLSQQASLADALDLASLRALARQLALDANTVQLRLLPAPVTAQAQP, encoded by the coding sequence ATGAACAAACTCATCGCGGGCCTGCTCGGCCCGCTGTTGCTGTGCGCCTGCGCATCGATGCTTGCGCCGGACAAACCCCTGCCGTGGGACCCGCGCGTGCTACAGGGGCAATTGCCCAACGGCTTGCAATACCGACTGCTGCGCGAAACCGCCCAAGCCGGCCGGGTGGATGTGCGCCTGACCATCAAAGCAGGTTCGGTGGATGAGGACGACGACCAGATCGGCGTCGCCCACCTGGTCGAGCACCTGGCGTTCTACAGCCACGGCCAACAACCGGGCACCGTGCGCAGCCGCCTGCAGGCGCTGGGCTGGGAACAGGGCAAGCACTTCAACGCACAAACCACCTACGACCGCACCCAGTACCTGCTCAGCCCCACCGGCGGCAGCGCGCAGATCAACCCAGCGCTCGAAGCCCTGGCCGACTTGGCCTTCGCGGCCGATTACAGCGCGGCCGACCTTGACCACGAACGGCCGATCGTCATCGAGGAGTGGCGCGGCGGCCTGGGTGTGGCCCAGCGCATGAATCAGCAACGCACCGCCAGCCAACGTGCCGGCTCGCGCTACCCGGCCCACCGTACCATCGGCAATGAAACGGCCATCCGCGAGGCGCGCCTGCCCGCCCTGCTCGCCTACCAGCAGCGCTGGTATCAGCCGCAGAACATGGTGCTGACGGTGGTCGGCGACATCGACCCTCAAACTGTGTTGGCGGGCCTGGAACTCACCTTCGGCAAACACCCCGCCACCCCGATGCCGCCACGCGGGCAACGCGACCTGCCCCTGGACAACCAACTTAAGGTGTTCCAACTGCAGGACAGCCAGAGCGGCAGCAATCAGGTGGCGCTGCTGTTTCGCCTGCACGAGCCGGCCAGCCGCGCCAACAGCCTTGCCGGCCTGCGCGAACGCATCATCGACCGCCTGGCCCTGTCCAGCCTGGTCAGCCAACTGCGTCGCCAGCCGCTGGGCAGCGGCGTGCGCAGCCTGACGGCGCAAAAAACCACGATCGGCGATCAATCCACCGTGTTGGGCGTGGCAGCCGGCGTGGACGCCAACCATCACGCGCAGGCCCTAACGCAACTGCTGAGCGAGCTGGAACGTTTGCGTCGCCATGGCCTGCAGCAAGCGGACATGGACGCCGAGCGCGAACAGATCCGCGGCTTGGCCTTGCGCATGCAGCACACGCCCACTGAAAAGACCTTCGAAAAATGGGTCACCGACCTTAACGACGCCGCCATCCAGGACAAGGTCGTGCAACGCCCGCAGGACATCGCCCAGGCCTACCTCAGCCAGCTTGACGGCATTCATCTGGCCGAGGTCAACCAGCGCCTGCGACGCTGGCTAGGCAGCCCCGACCAAGTGCTGCAGGTCAGCGCGCCGGGCCTTTCGCCGTTGCGCCTGCCCAGCGTCAGCGAGGTGCTGCAGCAGCAAGCGGCGTTGCAGCAGCAGCCCTTGGCGGCGCCCGCAACCCGGCAGCTGACGGCGGCCACAGCCCCTGCCCTGCCCACGCTACCCGCGCCGGCCGGCGGCGGCCGCATCGTGCAACGCCAACGCTTTGCCGCCGAGCAGGTGGAGCATTGGGCCTTAAGCAATGGCGACCGCCTGGTGTGGTTGCGCCGCAACGGTGAACAAGGCCGCTATGTGCTCAAGGCCCAATCTTCGGCCGGCTTCATGGCCCAGGGCATGCTGGCCTGGCGCACGCAGATGGCCACGCAACTGGCAATTAACAGCGGCCCCCCGGGTTGGTCGGCAGACGCGGTGCAGCAATGGCGCCGCGGCCAGGCCCTGACGCTGGGCCTGGACCAGCAGGCCCAGCACCTGGTCATCAGCCTGACCGCCGCCCCGACACCCGGCGCCATGGCCGGGTTGCTGCAAGGGTATCGCCTGAGTCAGACGGCGCAGGTGATCGACCCGTTGCTGTTCGAAGAGGCCCAGGCCGACCTGCTCAGCCGCCTGCAACGCCAGCACGACAGCATCAGCGAACAAAAGGCCGAGCGCTTGAGCGCCTTGCTGATGGCCGGCAAGGCACCCGGTACTTCACCCGACGCCGACACCTTGCAGGCCTTGCAAGCCCAGGACCTGGAACGTGACTGGCAGCAGCTCTCCCAGGCACCGGTTACGTACTACCTGATGGCCGACGTGCCCGTGGCAGACCTTGAGGCACTGGTCAGCCGCGAGCTGGCCGCCATCCCTCGCGGCAAAGCGCTGATCGGCACCAGCGCCGTGCAGCAGCCCGGCCAGCGCCAGGCGCAATTGGCCATTGCCGTGGAGCCGCGCGCCAGCCTGCAGATGCAACGCTACAGCGAACGGCGCTGGAGCCCAGAGGATGCCGTGCGTGTCGCGGCCTTGCGCGAGGTGGTGCGCCAGCAGCTGAAAACCGCCTTGCGCGCCGAAGCCACCGGCATCTATCGGCTGGACTACGACGCCGAACTGAACCCCGACACCCAGCGCATCGAAAGCCGGCTGAGTTTTACCAGCGACCCTGCGCGGGTCGAGGAGCTGTGGCAGCGCGCCCAGGCCACACTGGCACGGTTGCCCAAGCGCTTGACCGAGGCCGACGTGAAGCGCCTGCGCGCGCACCTGCAACAACAGGAAAACCTGCGCCGCCAGGACCCGCAAACGCAATTGCGCCGCTTGATGCTCAGCGAGCGCCAGTGGGGCGACCCGCGCTACCTCAGCCAACAAGCAAGCCTGGCCGATGCACTGGACCTTGCATCACTGCGCGCCCTGGCTCGGCAACTGGCCCTGGACGCCAACACCGTGCAATTGCGCCTGCTGCCCGCCCCTGTCACCGCGCAGGCCCAACCATGA
- a CDS encoding ABC transporter ATP-binding protein/permease — MNTLRTFIALASPFWRSRQQWLAWLMLASLIGMGLLLVQINVLINAWSKTFYDTLGQFDTDALYGLMGQYAGYIAMYVLVTVYLDWLRKALVLRWRRAMTEHTVQAWFSDQAYYRMGLKHEPDNPDQRIAEDIDLLVRRSIELLVSFIANMAQVGAFVTILWSLSGVQQFTIGGHEFIVHGYLVWIAVAYTLLGTLITHFIGRPLKGLDYEQQRREADFRTGLMRNREHAEQIALYRGEAAEQQVLGERFTAIAQNWRRLMNRQRSLSFFTVSYDRVSLIIPVFAALPAFLAKTITLGGLMQIRSAFSAVQGSLSWFIQMYWRLAEWSATVERLGQFQQAIEANRPALRAEAHGDQLRIQHLDIHHPDGSPMLAGVHAHVKAGEWVRLQGRSGLGKSTLLRTLHGLWPYYRGHWQLPAGRSLLLPQQPYLPTLALRQLLAYPATDLPPDALLRQALGQVGLHALAADLDQCCEWPRQLSGGEQQRLSLARALVYCPSTLYLDEATSQLDEPTAAQLLALLRRALPQCRVVGITHQASLTTAFDREIELTRRQSATENRALV; from the coding sequence ATGAATACCCTACGAACCTTTATCGCCCTGGCCAGCCCGTTCTGGCGCAGCCGCCAGCAGTGGCTGGCCTGGCTGATGCTCGCCAGCCTGATCGGCATGGGCCTGTTGCTGGTACAGATCAACGTACTGATCAACGCTTGGAGCAAGACCTTCTACGACACCCTGGGCCAGTTCGACACCGATGCCTTGTATGGGCTGATGGGCCAGTACGCCGGCTACATCGCGATGTACGTGCTGGTCACGGTGTACCTGGACTGGCTGCGCAAGGCCTTGGTGCTGCGCTGGCGTAGGGCAATGACCGAGCACACTGTGCAGGCCTGGTTCAGCGACCAGGCCTACTACCGCATGGGCCTTAAACATGAGCCTGACAACCCCGACCAGCGCATCGCCGAAGACATCGACCTGCTGGTTCGGCGCAGCATCGAACTGCTGGTCTCGTTTATCGCCAACATGGCCCAGGTGGGCGCGTTCGTGACCATCCTCTGGAGCCTGTCGGGTGTGCAGCAGTTCACGATCGGCGGCCATGAATTCATAGTACACGGTTACCTGGTGTGGATCGCGGTGGCCTATACCCTGCTGGGCACGTTGATTACCCACTTCATTGGTCGCCCGTTGAAGGGCCTCGATTACGAGCAGCAACGGCGCGAGGCGGACTTTCGTACCGGGCTGATGCGCAACCGCGAGCACGCCGAGCAGATCGCCCTTTACCGGGGCGAGGCGGCAGAGCAGCAGGTGCTCGGCGAACGCTTCACGGCCATCGCACAGAACTGGCGGCGGCTGATGAACCGCCAGCGCAGCCTGTCGTTCTTCACCGTCAGCTACGACCGGGTCAGCCTGATCATCCCGGTGTTCGCCGCGCTGCCCGCCTTTCTAGCCAAGACCATCACCCTGGGCGGCCTGATGCAGATCCGCAGTGCGTTCAGCGCCGTGCAGGGCTCGCTCAGCTGGTTTATCCAGATGTACTGGCGCTTGGCCGAATGGAGTGCCACGGTAGAACGCCTTGGCCAGTTCCAACAGGCCATCGAGGCCAACCGCCCGGCGCTGCGCGCTGAGGCCCACGGTGACCAATTGCGTATCCAGCACCTGGACATTCACCACCCGGATGGCAGCCCGATGCTGGCCGGCGTGCATGCCCACGTCAAGGCCGGCGAATGGGTCCGCCTGCAAGGCCGCAGCGGCCTGGGCAAATCCACCCTGCTGCGCACCCTGCACGGTTTGTGGCCGTACTACCGTGGGCACTGGCAGTTGCCTGCCGGGCGCAGCCTGCTGCTGCCCCAGCAGCCTTATTTGCCGACCCTGGCGCTGCGCCAACTGCTGGCTTACCCGGCCACCGACCTGCCGCCCGATGCCTTGCTGCGCCAGGCCTTGGGCCAAGTCGGCCTGCACGCGCTGGCGGCGGACCTTGACCAGTGCTGCGAATGGCCCCGCCAGCTCAGTGGCGGCGAACAGCAACGCCTATCCCTGGCCCGAGCGCTGGTGTACTGCCCAAGCACCTTGTACCTGGACGAAGCCACCAGCCAGCTGGACGAACCCACGGCGGCGCAGTTGCTGGCCCTGCTCAGGCGCGCACTGCCGCAGTGCCGGGTGGTGGGCATTACCCACCAGGCTTCGTTGACCACGGCGTTTGATCGCGAGATAGAACTGACTAGGCGCCAAAGCGCCACCGAAAATCGCGCGCTTGTGTAG